A stretch of the Macaca mulatta isolate MMU2019108-1 chromosome 16, T2T-MMU8v2.0, whole genome shotgun sequence genome encodes the following:
- the P2RX5 gene encoding P2X purinoceptor 5 isoform X7 — protein MGQAGCKGLCLSLFDYKTEKYVIAKNKKVGLLYRLLQASILAYLVVWVFLVKKGYQDIDTSLQSAVITKVKGVAFTNTSDLGERIWDVADYVIPAQNEGIPDGMCSKDSDCHPGEAVAAGNGVKTGRCLLKENSARGTCEIFAWCPVETSSRPVEPVLKEAEDFTIFIKNHIRFPKFNFSKSNVMDVKDRSLLKSCHFGPKNHYCPIFRLGSVIRWAGSDFQDIALEGGVIGINIEWNCDLDKAASECHPHYSFSRLDNKLSNSASSGYNFRFARYYRDAAGVEFRTLMKAYGIRFDVMVNGKAGKFSIIPTIINVGSGVALMGAGAFFCDLVLIYLIKKREFYRDRKYEEVRNPGGLRCL, from the exons ATGGGGCAGGCGGGCTGCAAGGGGCTCTGCCTGTCGCTGTTCGACTACAAGACCGAGAAGTATGTCATCGCCAAGAACAAGAAGGTGGGCCTGCTGTACCGGTTGCTGCAGGCCTCCATCCTGGCGTACCTGGTCGT ATGGGTGTTCCTAGTAAAGAAGGGTTACCAAGACATCGACACCTCCCTGCAGAGTGCTGTCATCACCAAAGTCAAGGGCGTGGCCTTCACCAACACCTCGGATCTCGGGGAGCGGATCTGGGATGTCGCCGACTACGTCATTCCGGCCCAG AATGAAGGCATTCCTGACGGCATGTGCTCCAAGGACAGTGACTGCCACCCTGGGGAGGCGGTTGCAGCTGGAAATG GAGTGAAGACCGGCCGCTGCCTGCTGAAAGAGAACTCGGCCAGAGGCACCTGTGAGATCTTTGCCTGGTGCCCGGTGGAGACAAGCTCCAGGCCGGT GGAGCCAGTCCTGAAGGAGGCCGAAGACTTCACCATTTTCATAAAGAACCACATCCGTTTCCCCAAATTCAACTTCTCCAA GAGCAATGTGATGGACGTCAAGGACAGATCTCTCCTGAAATCCTGCCACTTTGGCCCCAAGAACCACTACTGCCCCATCTTCCGACTGGGCTCCGTGATCCGCTGGGCTGGGAGCGACTTCCAGGATATAGCCCTGGAG GGTGGTGTGATAGGAATTAATATCGAATGGAACTGTGATCTCGACAAGGCTGCCTCTGAGTGCCACCCTCACTATTCTTTTAGCCGTCTGGACAATAAGCTTTCAAACTCTGCCTCCTCCGGGTACAACTTCAG ATTTGCCAGATATTACCGAGACGCGGCCGGGGTGGAGTTCCGCACCCTGATGAAAGCCTACGGGATCCGCTTCGACGTGATGGTGAACGGCAAG GCAGGGAAGTTCAGTATCATCCCCACCATCATCAACGTGGGCTCTGGGGTGGCACTCATGGGCGCT GGAGCTTTCTTCTGCGACCTGGTACTCATCTACCTCATCAAAAAGAGAGAGTTTTACCGCGACAGGAAATACGAGGAAGTAAG GAACCCTGGCGGACTGCGCTGTCTCTGA
- the P2RX5 gene encoding P2X purinoceptor 5 isoform X2 — protein MGQAGCKGLCLSLFDYKTEKYVIAKNKKVGLLYRLLQASILAYLVVWVFLVKKGYQDIDTSLQSAVITKVKGVAFTNTSDLGERIWDVADYVIPAQGENVFFVVTNLIVTSNQRQNVCAENEGIPDGMCSKDSDCHPGEAVAAGNGVKTGRCLLKENSARGTCEIFAWCPVETSSRPVEPVLKEAEDFTIFIKNHIRFPKFNFSKSNVMDVKDRSLLKSCHFGPKNHYCPIFRLGSVIRWAGSDFQDIALEGGVIGINIEWNCDLDKAASECHPHYSFSRLDNKLSNSASSGYNFRFARYYRDAAGVEFRTLMKAYGIRFDVMVNGKAGKFSIIPTIINVGSGVALMGAGAFFCDLVLIYLIKKREFYRDRKYEEVRPGTPSASPSHQE, from the exons ATGGGGCAGGCGGGCTGCAAGGGGCTCTGCCTGTCGCTGTTCGACTACAAGACCGAGAAGTATGTCATCGCCAAGAACAAGAAGGTGGGCCTGCTGTACCGGTTGCTGCAGGCCTCCATCCTGGCGTACCTGGTCGT ATGGGTGTTCCTAGTAAAGAAGGGTTACCAAGACATCGACACCTCCCTGCAGAGTGCTGTCATCACCAAAGTCAAGGGCGTGGCCTTCACCAACACCTCGGATCTCGGGGAGCGGATCTGGGATGTCGCCGACTACGTCATTCCGGCCCAG GGAGAGAACGTCTTTTTTGTGGTCACCAACCTGATTGTGACCTCCAACCAGCGGCAGAACGTCTGTGCTGAG AATGAAGGCATTCCTGACGGCATGTGCTCCAAGGACAGTGACTGCCACCCTGGGGAGGCGGTTGCAGCTGGAAATG GAGTGAAGACCGGCCGCTGCCTGCTGAAAGAGAACTCGGCCAGAGGCACCTGTGAGATCTTTGCCTGGTGCCCGGTGGAGACAAGCTCCAGGCCGGT GGAGCCAGTCCTGAAGGAGGCCGAAGACTTCACCATTTTCATAAAGAACCACATCCGTTTCCCCAAATTCAACTTCTCCAA GAGCAATGTGATGGACGTCAAGGACAGATCTCTCCTGAAATCCTGCCACTTTGGCCCCAAGAACCACTACTGCCCCATCTTCCGACTGGGCTCCGTGATCCGCTGGGCTGGGAGCGACTTCCAGGATATAGCCCTGGAG GGTGGTGTGATAGGAATTAATATCGAATGGAACTGTGATCTCGACAAGGCTGCCTCTGAGTGCCACCCTCACTATTCTTTTAGCCGTCTGGACAATAAGCTTTCAAACTCTGCCTCCTCCGGGTACAACTTCAG ATTTGCCAGATATTACCGAGACGCGGCCGGGGTGGAGTTCCGCACCCTGATGAAAGCCTACGGGATCCGCTTCGACGTGATGGTGAACGGCAAG GCAGGGAAGTTCAGTATCATCCCCACCATCATCAACGTGGGCTCTGGGGTGGCACTCATGGGCGCT GGAGCTTTCTTCTGCGACCTGGTACTCATCTACCTCATCAAAAAGAGAGAGTTTTACCGCGACAGGAAATACGAGGAAGTAAG GCCGGGGACTCCCTCTGCTTCTCCCTCACACCAGGAATGA
- the P2RX5 gene encoding P2X purinoceptor 5 isoform X3, whose amino-acid sequence MGQAGCKGLCLSLFDYKTEKYVIAKNKKVGLLYRLLQASILAYLVVWVFLVKKGYQDIDTSLQSAVITKVKGVAFTNTSDLGERIWDVADYVIPAQGENVFFVVTNLIVTSNQRQNVCAENEGIPDGMCSKDSDCHPGEAVAAGNGVKTGRCLLKENSARGTCEIFAWCPVETSSRPVEPVLKEAEDFTIFIKNHIRFPKFNFSKSNVMDVKDRSLLKSCHFGPKNHYCPIFRLGSVIRWAGSDFQDIALEGGVIGINIEWNCDLDKAASECHPHYSFSRLDNKLSNSASSGYNFRFARYYRDAAGVEFRTLMKAYGIRFDVMVNGKAGKFSIIPTIINVGSGVALMGAGAFFCDLVLIYLIKKREFYRDRKYEEVRNPGGLRCL is encoded by the exons ATGGGGCAGGCGGGCTGCAAGGGGCTCTGCCTGTCGCTGTTCGACTACAAGACCGAGAAGTATGTCATCGCCAAGAACAAGAAGGTGGGCCTGCTGTACCGGTTGCTGCAGGCCTCCATCCTGGCGTACCTGGTCGT ATGGGTGTTCCTAGTAAAGAAGGGTTACCAAGACATCGACACCTCCCTGCAGAGTGCTGTCATCACCAAAGTCAAGGGCGTGGCCTTCACCAACACCTCGGATCTCGGGGAGCGGATCTGGGATGTCGCCGACTACGTCATTCCGGCCCAG GGAGAGAACGTCTTTTTTGTGGTCACCAACCTGATTGTGACCTCCAACCAGCGGCAGAACGTCTGTGCTGAG AATGAAGGCATTCCTGACGGCATGTGCTCCAAGGACAGTGACTGCCACCCTGGGGAGGCGGTTGCAGCTGGAAATG GAGTGAAGACCGGCCGCTGCCTGCTGAAAGAGAACTCGGCCAGAGGCACCTGTGAGATCTTTGCCTGGTGCCCGGTGGAGACAAGCTCCAGGCCGGT GGAGCCAGTCCTGAAGGAGGCCGAAGACTTCACCATTTTCATAAAGAACCACATCCGTTTCCCCAAATTCAACTTCTCCAA GAGCAATGTGATGGACGTCAAGGACAGATCTCTCCTGAAATCCTGCCACTTTGGCCCCAAGAACCACTACTGCCCCATCTTCCGACTGGGCTCCGTGATCCGCTGGGCTGGGAGCGACTTCCAGGATATAGCCCTGGAG GGTGGTGTGATAGGAATTAATATCGAATGGAACTGTGATCTCGACAAGGCTGCCTCTGAGTGCCACCCTCACTATTCTTTTAGCCGTCTGGACAATAAGCTTTCAAACTCTGCCTCCTCCGGGTACAACTTCAG ATTTGCCAGATATTACCGAGACGCGGCCGGGGTGGAGTTCCGCACCCTGATGAAAGCCTACGGGATCCGCTTCGACGTGATGGTGAACGGCAAG GCAGGGAAGTTCAGTATCATCCCCACCATCATCAACGTGGGCTCTGGGGTGGCACTCATGGGCGCT GGAGCTTTCTTCTGCGACCTGGTACTCATCTACCTCATCAAAAAGAGAGAGTTTTACCGCGACAGGAAATACGAGGAAGTAAG GAACCCTGGCGGACTGCGCTGTCTCTGA
- the P2RX5 gene encoding P2X purinoceptor 5 isoform X9, translated as MGMHLVPFIQWVFLVKKGYQDIDTSLQSAVITKVKGVAFTNTSDLGERIWDVADYVIPAQGENVFFVVTNLIVTSNQRQNVCAENEGIPDGMCSKDSDCHPGEAVAAGNGVKTGRCLLKENSARGTCEIFAWCPVETSSRPVEPVLKEAEDFTIFIKNHIRFPKFNFSKSNVMDVKDRSLLKSCHFGPKNHYCPIFRLGSVIRWAGSDFQDIALEGGVIGINIEWNCDLDKAASECHPHYSFSRLDNKLSNSASSGYNFRFARYYRDAAGVEFRTLMKAYGIRFDVMVNGKAGKFSIIPTIINVGSGVALMGAGAFFCDLVLIYLIKKREFYRDRKYEEVRST; from the exons ATGGGGATGCACCTCGTCCCATTCATTCA ATGGGTGTTCCTAGTAAAGAAGGGTTACCAAGACATCGACACCTCCCTGCAGAGTGCTGTCATCACCAAAGTCAAGGGCGTGGCCTTCACCAACACCTCGGATCTCGGGGAGCGGATCTGGGATGTCGCCGACTACGTCATTCCGGCCCAG GGAGAGAACGTCTTTTTTGTGGTCACCAACCTGATTGTGACCTCCAACCAGCGGCAGAACGTCTGTGCTGAG AATGAAGGCATTCCTGACGGCATGTGCTCCAAGGACAGTGACTGCCACCCTGGGGAGGCGGTTGCAGCTGGAAATG GAGTGAAGACCGGCCGCTGCCTGCTGAAAGAGAACTCGGCCAGAGGCACCTGTGAGATCTTTGCCTGGTGCCCGGTGGAGACAAGCTCCAGGCCGGT GGAGCCAGTCCTGAAGGAGGCCGAAGACTTCACCATTTTCATAAAGAACCACATCCGTTTCCCCAAATTCAACTTCTCCAA GAGCAATGTGATGGACGTCAAGGACAGATCTCTCCTGAAATCCTGCCACTTTGGCCCCAAGAACCACTACTGCCCCATCTTCCGACTGGGCTCCGTGATCCGCTGGGCTGGGAGCGACTTCCAGGATATAGCCCTGGAG GGTGGTGTGATAGGAATTAATATCGAATGGAACTGTGATCTCGACAAGGCTGCCTCTGAGTGCCACCCTCACTATTCTTTTAGCCGTCTGGACAATAAGCTTTCAAACTCTGCCTCCTCCGGGTACAACTTCAG ATTTGCCAGATATTACCGAGACGCGGCCGGGGTGGAGTTCCGCACCCTGATGAAAGCCTACGGGATCCGCTTCGACGTGATGGTGAACGGCAAG GCAGGGAAGTTCAGTATCATCCCCACCATCATCAACGTGGGCTCTGGGGTGGCACTCATGGGCGCT GGAGCTTTCTTCTGCGACCTGGTACTCATCTACCTCATCAAAAAGAGAGAGTTTTACCGCGACAGGAAATACGAGGAAGTAAG GAGCACGTGA
- the P2RX5 gene encoding P2X purinoceptor 5 isoform X4, with protein sequence MGQAGCKGLCLSLFDYKTEKYVIAKNKKVGLLYRLLQASILAYLVVWVFLVKKGYQDIDTSLQSAVITKVKGVAFTNTSDLGERIWDVADYVIPAQGENVFFVVTNLIVTSNQRQNVCAENEGIPDGMCSKDSDCHPGEAVAAGNGVKTGRCLLKENSARGTCEIFAWCPVETSSRPVEPVLKEAEDFTIFIKNHIRFPKFNFSKSNVMDVKDRSLLKSCHFGPKNHYCPIFRLGSVIRWAGSDFQDIALEGGVIGINIEWNCDLDKAASECHPHYSFSRLDNKLSNSASSGYNFRFARYYRDAAGVEFRTLMKAYGIRFDVMVNGKAGKFSIIPTIINVGSGVALMGAGAFFCDLVLIYLIKKREFYRDRKYEEVRST encoded by the exons ATGGGGCAGGCGGGCTGCAAGGGGCTCTGCCTGTCGCTGTTCGACTACAAGACCGAGAAGTATGTCATCGCCAAGAACAAGAAGGTGGGCCTGCTGTACCGGTTGCTGCAGGCCTCCATCCTGGCGTACCTGGTCGT ATGGGTGTTCCTAGTAAAGAAGGGTTACCAAGACATCGACACCTCCCTGCAGAGTGCTGTCATCACCAAAGTCAAGGGCGTGGCCTTCACCAACACCTCGGATCTCGGGGAGCGGATCTGGGATGTCGCCGACTACGTCATTCCGGCCCAG GGAGAGAACGTCTTTTTTGTGGTCACCAACCTGATTGTGACCTCCAACCAGCGGCAGAACGTCTGTGCTGAG AATGAAGGCATTCCTGACGGCATGTGCTCCAAGGACAGTGACTGCCACCCTGGGGAGGCGGTTGCAGCTGGAAATG GAGTGAAGACCGGCCGCTGCCTGCTGAAAGAGAACTCGGCCAGAGGCACCTGTGAGATCTTTGCCTGGTGCCCGGTGGAGACAAGCTCCAGGCCGGT GGAGCCAGTCCTGAAGGAGGCCGAAGACTTCACCATTTTCATAAAGAACCACATCCGTTTCCCCAAATTCAACTTCTCCAA GAGCAATGTGATGGACGTCAAGGACAGATCTCTCCTGAAATCCTGCCACTTTGGCCCCAAGAACCACTACTGCCCCATCTTCCGACTGGGCTCCGTGATCCGCTGGGCTGGGAGCGACTTCCAGGATATAGCCCTGGAG GGTGGTGTGATAGGAATTAATATCGAATGGAACTGTGATCTCGACAAGGCTGCCTCTGAGTGCCACCCTCACTATTCTTTTAGCCGTCTGGACAATAAGCTTTCAAACTCTGCCTCCTCCGGGTACAACTTCAG ATTTGCCAGATATTACCGAGACGCGGCCGGGGTGGAGTTCCGCACCCTGATGAAAGCCTACGGGATCCGCTTCGACGTGATGGTGAACGGCAAG GCAGGGAAGTTCAGTATCATCCCCACCATCATCAACGTGGGCTCTGGGGTGGCACTCATGGGCGCT GGAGCTTTCTTCTGCGACCTGGTACTCATCTACCTCATCAAAAAGAGAGAGTTTTACCGCGACAGGAAATACGAGGAAGTAAG GAGCACGTGA
- the P2RX5 gene encoding P2X purinoceptor 5 isoform X1, whose translation MGQAGCKGLCLSLFDYKTEKYVIAKNKKVGLLYRLLQASILAYLVVWVFLVKKGYQDIDTSLQSAVITKVKGVAFTNTSDLGERIWDVADYVIPAQGENVFFVVTNLIVTSNQRQNVCAENEGIPDGMCSKDSDCHPGEAVAAGNGVKTGRCLLKENSARGTCEIFAWCPVETSSRPVEPVLKEAEDFTIFIKNHIRFPKFNFSKSNVMDVKDRSLLKSCHFGPKNHYCPIFRLGSVIRWAGSDFQDIALEGGVIGINIEWNCDLDKAASECHPHYSFSRLDNKLSNSASSGYNFRFARYYRDAAGVEFRTLMKAYGIRFDVMVNGKAGKFSIIPTIINVGSGVALMGAGAFFCDLVLIYLIKKREFYRDRKYEEVRSGHLQNAQENLEQLQTMET comes from the exons ATGGGGCAGGCGGGCTGCAAGGGGCTCTGCCTGTCGCTGTTCGACTACAAGACCGAGAAGTATGTCATCGCCAAGAACAAGAAGGTGGGCCTGCTGTACCGGTTGCTGCAGGCCTCCATCCTGGCGTACCTGGTCGT ATGGGTGTTCCTAGTAAAGAAGGGTTACCAAGACATCGACACCTCCCTGCAGAGTGCTGTCATCACCAAAGTCAAGGGCGTGGCCTTCACCAACACCTCGGATCTCGGGGAGCGGATCTGGGATGTCGCCGACTACGTCATTCCGGCCCAG GGAGAGAACGTCTTTTTTGTGGTCACCAACCTGATTGTGACCTCCAACCAGCGGCAGAACGTCTGTGCTGAG AATGAAGGCATTCCTGACGGCATGTGCTCCAAGGACAGTGACTGCCACCCTGGGGAGGCGGTTGCAGCTGGAAATG GAGTGAAGACCGGCCGCTGCCTGCTGAAAGAGAACTCGGCCAGAGGCACCTGTGAGATCTTTGCCTGGTGCCCGGTGGAGACAAGCTCCAGGCCGGT GGAGCCAGTCCTGAAGGAGGCCGAAGACTTCACCATTTTCATAAAGAACCACATCCGTTTCCCCAAATTCAACTTCTCCAA GAGCAATGTGATGGACGTCAAGGACAGATCTCTCCTGAAATCCTGCCACTTTGGCCCCAAGAACCACTACTGCCCCATCTTCCGACTGGGCTCCGTGATCCGCTGGGCTGGGAGCGACTTCCAGGATATAGCCCTGGAG GGTGGTGTGATAGGAATTAATATCGAATGGAACTGTGATCTCGACAAGGCTGCCTCTGAGTGCCACCCTCACTATTCTTTTAGCCGTCTGGACAATAAGCTTTCAAACTCTGCCTCCTCCGGGTACAACTTCAG ATTTGCCAGATATTACCGAGACGCGGCCGGGGTGGAGTTCCGCACCCTGATGAAAGCCTACGGGATCCGCTTCGACGTGATGGTGAACGGCAAG GCAGGGAAGTTCAGTATCATCCCCACCATCATCAACGTGGGCTCTGGGGTGGCACTCATGGGCGCT GGAGCTTTCTTCTGCGACCTGGTACTCATCTACCTCATCAAAAAGAGAGAGTTTTACCGCGACAGGAAATACGAGGAAGTAAG GTCTGGCCATTTGCAGAATGCACAGGAGAATTTGGAGCAGCTGCAGACAATGGAGACGTAG
- the P2RX5 gene encoding P2X purinoceptor 5 isoform X5: MGQAGCKGLCLSLFDYKTEKYVIAKNKKVGLLYRLLQASILAYLVVWVFLVKKGYQDIDTSLQSAVITKVKGVAFTNTSDLGERIWDVADYVIPAQGENVFFVVTNLIVTSNQRQNVCAENEGIPDGMCSKDSDCHPGEAVAAGNGVKTGRCLLKENSARGTCEIFAWCPVETSSRPVEPVLKEAEDFTIFIKNHIRFPKFNFSNNVMDVKDRSLLKSCHFGPKNHYCPIFRLGSVIRWAGSDFQDIALEGGVIGINIEWNCDLDKAASECHPHYSFSRLDNKLSNSASSGYNFRFARYYRDAAGVEFRTLMKAYGIRFDVMVNGKAGKFSIIPTIINVGSGVALMGAGAFFCDLVLIYLIKKREFYRDRKYEEVRST; the protein is encoded by the exons ATGGGGCAGGCGGGCTGCAAGGGGCTCTGCCTGTCGCTGTTCGACTACAAGACCGAGAAGTATGTCATCGCCAAGAACAAGAAGGTGGGCCTGCTGTACCGGTTGCTGCAGGCCTCCATCCTGGCGTACCTGGTCGT ATGGGTGTTCCTAGTAAAGAAGGGTTACCAAGACATCGACACCTCCCTGCAGAGTGCTGTCATCACCAAAGTCAAGGGCGTGGCCTTCACCAACACCTCGGATCTCGGGGAGCGGATCTGGGATGTCGCCGACTACGTCATTCCGGCCCAG GGAGAGAACGTCTTTTTTGTGGTCACCAACCTGATTGTGACCTCCAACCAGCGGCAGAACGTCTGTGCTGAG AATGAAGGCATTCCTGACGGCATGTGCTCCAAGGACAGTGACTGCCACCCTGGGGAGGCGGTTGCAGCTGGAAATG GAGTGAAGACCGGCCGCTGCCTGCTGAAAGAGAACTCGGCCAGAGGCACCTGTGAGATCTTTGCCTGGTGCCCGGTGGAGACAAGCTCCAGGCCGGT GGAGCCAGTCCTGAAGGAGGCCGAAGACTTCACCATTTTCATAAAGAACCACATCCGTTTCCCCAAATTCAACTTCTCCAA CAATGTGATGGACGTCAAGGACAGATCTCTCCTGAAATCCTGCCACTTTGGCCCCAAGAACCACTACTGCCCCATCTTCCGACTGGGCTCCGTGATCCGCTGGGCTGGGAGCGACTTCCAGGATATAGCCCTGGAG GGTGGTGTGATAGGAATTAATATCGAATGGAACTGTGATCTCGACAAGGCTGCCTCTGAGTGCCACCCTCACTATTCTTTTAGCCGTCTGGACAATAAGCTTTCAAACTCTGCCTCCTCCGGGTACAACTTCAG ATTTGCCAGATATTACCGAGACGCGGCCGGGGTGGAGTTCCGCACCCTGATGAAAGCCTACGGGATCCGCTTCGACGTGATGGTGAACGGCAAG GCAGGGAAGTTCAGTATCATCCCCACCATCATCAACGTGGGCTCTGGGGTGGCACTCATGGGCGCT GGAGCTTTCTTCTGCGACCTGGTACTCATCTACCTCATCAAAAAGAGAGAGTTTTACCGCGACAGGAAATACGAGGAAGTAAG GAGCACGTGA
- the P2RX5 gene encoding P2X purinoceptor 5 isoform X8 → MGMHLVPFIQWVFLVKKGYQDIDTSLQSAVITKVKGVAFTNTSDLGERIWDVADYVIPAQGENVFFVVTNLIVTSNQRQNVCAENEGIPDGMCSKDSDCHPGEAVAAGNGVKTGRCLLKENSARGTCEIFAWCPVETSSRPVEPVLKEAEDFTIFIKNHIRFPKFNFSKSNVMDVKDRSLLKSCHFGPKNHYCPIFRLGSVIRWAGSDFQDIALEGGVIGINIEWNCDLDKAASECHPHYSFSRLDNKLSNSASSGYNFRFARYYRDAAGVEFRTLMKAYGIRFDVMVNGKAGKFSIIPTIINVGSGVALMGAGAFFCDLVLIYLIKKREFYRDRKYEEVRSGHLQNAQENLEQLQTMET, encoded by the exons ATGGGGATGCACCTCGTCCCATTCATTCA ATGGGTGTTCCTAGTAAAGAAGGGTTACCAAGACATCGACACCTCCCTGCAGAGTGCTGTCATCACCAAAGTCAAGGGCGTGGCCTTCACCAACACCTCGGATCTCGGGGAGCGGATCTGGGATGTCGCCGACTACGTCATTCCGGCCCAG GGAGAGAACGTCTTTTTTGTGGTCACCAACCTGATTGTGACCTCCAACCAGCGGCAGAACGTCTGTGCTGAG AATGAAGGCATTCCTGACGGCATGTGCTCCAAGGACAGTGACTGCCACCCTGGGGAGGCGGTTGCAGCTGGAAATG GAGTGAAGACCGGCCGCTGCCTGCTGAAAGAGAACTCGGCCAGAGGCACCTGTGAGATCTTTGCCTGGTGCCCGGTGGAGACAAGCTCCAGGCCGGT GGAGCCAGTCCTGAAGGAGGCCGAAGACTTCACCATTTTCATAAAGAACCACATCCGTTTCCCCAAATTCAACTTCTCCAA GAGCAATGTGATGGACGTCAAGGACAGATCTCTCCTGAAATCCTGCCACTTTGGCCCCAAGAACCACTACTGCCCCATCTTCCGACTGGGCTCCGTGATCCGCTGGGCTGGGAGCGACTTCCAGGATATAGCCCTGGAG GGTGGTGTGATAGGAATTAATATCGAATGGAACTGTGATCTCGACAAGGCTGCCTCTGAGTGCCACCCTCACTATTCTTTTAGCCGTCTGGACAATAAGCTTTCAAACTCTGCCTCCTCCGGGTACAACTTCAG ATTTGCCAGATATTACCGAGACGCGGCCGGGGTGGAGTTCCGCACCCTGATGAAAGCCTACGGGATCCGCTTCGACGTGATGGTGAACGGCAAG GCAGGGAAGTTCAGTATCATCCCCACCATCATCAACGTGGGCTCTGGGGTGGCACTCATGGGCGCT GGAGCTTTCTTCTGCGACCTGGTACTCATCTACCTCATCAAAAAGAGAGAGTTTTACCGCGACAGGAAATACGAGGAAGTAAG GTCTGGCCATTTGCAGAATGCACAGGAGAATTTGGAGCAGCTGCAGACAATGGAGACGTAG
- the P2RX5 gene encoding P2X purinoceptor 5 isoform X10 — MLTNRPPSHRWVFLVKKGYQDIDTSLQSAVITKVKGVAFTNTSDLGERIWDVADYVIPAQGENVFFVVTNLIVTSNQRQNVCAENEGIPDGMCSKDSDCHPGEAVAAGNGVKTGRCLLKENSARGTCEIFAWCPVETSSRPVEPVLKEAEDFTIFIKNHIRFPKFNFSKSNVMDVKDRSLLKSCHFGPKNHYCPIFRLGSVIRWAGSDFQDIALEGGVIGINIEWNCDLDKAASECHPHYSFSRLDNKLSNSASSGYNFRFARYYRDAAGVEFRTLMKAYGIRFDVMVNGKAGKFSIIPTIINVGSGVALMGAGAFFCDLVLIYLIKKREFYRDRKYEEVRST; from the exons ATGCTTACAAACCGGCCCCCTTCCCACAGATGGGTGTTCCTAGTAAAGAAGGGTTACCAAGACATCGACACCTCCCTGCAGAGTGCTGTCATCACCAAAGTCAAGGGCGTGGCCTTCACCAACACCTCGGATCTCGGGGAGCGGATCTGGGATGTCGCCGACTACGTCATTCCGGCCCAG GGAGAGAACGTCTTTTTTGTGGTCACCAACCTGATTGTGACCTCCAACCAGCGGCAGAACGTCTGTGCTGAG AATGAAGGCATTCCTGACGGCATGTGCTCCAAGGACAGTGACTGCCACCCTGGGGAGGCGGTTGCAGCTGGAAATG GAGTGAAGACCGGCCGCTGCCTGCTGAAAGAGAACTCGGCCAGAGGCACCTGTGAGATCTTTGCCTGGTGCCCGGTGGAGACAAGCTCCAGGCCGGT GGAGCCAGTCCTGAAGGAGGCCGAAGACTTCACCATTTTCATAAAGAACCACATCCGTTTCCCCAAATTCAACTTCTCCAA GAGCAATGTGATGGACGTCAAGGACAGATCTCTCCTGAAATCCTGCCACTTTGGCCCCAAGAACCACTACTGCCCCATCTTCCGACTGGGCTCCGTGATCCGCTGGGCTGGGAGCGACTTCCAGGATATAGCCCTGGAG GGTGGTGTGATAGGAATTAATATCGAATGGAACTGTGATCTCGACAAGGCTGCCTCTGAGTGCCACCCTCACTATTCTTTTAGCCGTCTGGACAATAAGCTTTCAAACTCTGCCTCCTCCGGGTACAACTTCAG ATTTGCCAGATATTACCGAGACGCGGCCGGGGTGGAGTTCCGCACCCTGATGAAAGCCTACGGGATCCGCTTCGACGTGATGGTGAACGGCAAG GCAGGGAAGTTCAGTATCATCCCCACCATCATCAACGTGGGCTCTGGGGTGGCACTCATGGGCGCT GGAGCTTTCTTCTGCGACCTGGTACTCATCTACCTCATCAAAAAGAGAGAGTTTTACCGCGACAGGAAATACGAGGAAGTAAG GAGCACGTGA